From one Cyanobacterium stanieri PCC 7202 genomic stretch:
- a CDS encoding PAS/PAC sensor hybrid histidine kinase (PFAM: CBS domain; Histidine kinase-, DNA gyrase B-, and HSP90-like ATPase; Response regulator receiver domain; His Kinase A (phosphoacceptor) domain; PAS fold~TIGRFAM: PAS domain S-box~COGs: COG0642 Signal transduction histidine kinase~InterProIPR000014:IPR000644:IPR013655:IPR013767:IPR 003661:IPR003594:IPR001789:IPR001610:IPR005467:IPR000700:I PR004358~KEGG: hmo:HM1_1611 sensor histidine kinase, putative~PFAM: ATP-binding region ATPase domain protein; PAS fold-3 domain protein; CBS domain containing protein; PAS fold domain protein; histidine kinase A domain protein; response regulator receiver~SMART: ATP-binding region ATPase domain protein; histidine kinase A domain protein; PAC repeat-containing protein; PAS domain containing protein; response regulator receiver~SPTR: Sensor protein;~TIGRFAM: PAS sensor protein), giving the protein MNLPLQLPSYVQKNFVTVSSEVKIFEVIELMGCGQKNPSINLNEGDGLINCALVENSNGLVGLVSPKDVVSWVAQKLPWKSVAVSEVMRNKIVTCRVDELENVGHLINLFSQEKIDILPVVDNQHRGIGIITSHGLLEIINSKKSLWLKNNEDDFSTPSNFDVVMKNKTFDVQNNRWQLAVEGAGDGTWDWNPQTDEVHFSRQWKRMLGFEDEEIGDRLEEWSDRVHPDDLDSCYRDIERYLRGETYIYQNEHRMLCKNGQYKWILDRGQVIERDSAGRPTRFIGTHSDIDYRKIIEIALKESEEKYRRIVETTTEGIWMIDREGKTNYVNAQMAEMLGYDPEEMLGKPLFYFMDQEAQQLAQKYLKKRIQGIKEQHDFRFTRKDGSDLWAIVSTTPSINEKGEYLGSLAMITDISDRHQTELALIEFKQRLDQLAIHIPGMIYQYRLYPDGSNQLPYASEGIRQIYGVSPQEVMKDATHLLKTIHPEDLPFVVQSSQESAENLTPWYCEYRICHQDGSIIWVSAHSTPTKQPDGSIIWHGYICDISDRIKIQQELIHAKETAEAATKSKSAFFAMMSHEIRTPMNGVIGMTGLLLDTNLTPEQKKLVEIIRSSGDSLLTIINDILDFSKIESGKLELEKQDFNLRECVDSVFDLLKYQAQKQDLDFYYFYDPELPTMFVGDISRIRQVLVNLLGNALKFTEKGEVSLTISGTKIEQRQNNNSKYEIKFAVKDSGIGIPKQKQDRLFKSFSQVDSSTNRKYGGTGLGLAISKLLTEKMGGKIWVESEVGMGSTFYFTIKIPTVKKIQPTDKPQLLTKLESPSPRKNLKILLAEDNTVNQKVALLSLKKIGYLADVASNGLEVIDALQRQHYDVILMDVQMPEMDGLTATRWIRKNYPKDQQPHIIAMTAGAMENDRTLCLDAGMNGYISKPINIDSLKQVLYLG; this is encoded by the coding sequence ATGAATTTACCATTGCAATTGCCGTCGTATGTACAAAAAAATTTTGTCACCGTTAGCTCTGAAGTAAAGATATTCGAGGTTATTGAGTTGATGGGTTGTGGGCAAAAAAATCCATCAATTAATCTCAATGAAGGGGATGGCTTAATAAATTGTGCATTGGTTGAAAATAGTAATGGTTTAGTTGGATTGGTTAGTCCGAAGGATGTAGTTTCATGGGTAGCTCAAAAATTACCTTGGAAATCCGTTGCTGTATCTGAGGTGATGAGAAATAAGATTGTTACTTGTCGAGTTGATGAGTTGGAAAACGTTGGTCATTTAATTAATTTATTTTCTCAAGAAAAGATTGACATTTTACCTGTTGTTGATAATCAGCATAGGGGGATTGGTATAATTACATCCCATGGTTTGTTAGAGATTATAAACTCGAAAAAGTCGTTATGGTTAAAAAATAATGAGGATGATTTTTCGACTCCATCAAATTTTGATGTTGTCATGAAAAATAAAACTTTTGATGTTCAAAATAATCGTTGGCAGTTGGCAGTAGAGGGTGCGGGGGATGGTACTTGGGATTGGAATCCTCAAACTGATGAGGTTCATTTTTCTCGGCAATGGAAACGAATGTTAGGGTTTGAAGATGAGGAAATAGGCGATCGCCTCGAGGAATGGAGTGACAGAGTGCATCCTGATGACCTAGATTCTTGCTATCGAGATATTGAAAGGTATTTGAGGGGTGAAACGTATATTTACCAAAATGAGCATCGAATGCTCTGTAAAAATGGTCAATATAAATGGATTTTAGACCGAGGACAAGTAATAGAGAGAGATTCGGCAGGTCGCCCCACCCGATTTATCGGTACCCATAGCGATATTGACTATCGCAAAATTATTGAAATCGCTCTCAAGGAAAGTGAGGAAAAATATCGTCGCATCGTCGAAACTACCACCGAAGGGATTTGGATGATTGATCGAGAGGGTAAAACAAACTATGTTAACGCTCAAATGGCAGAAATGTTAGGTTATGACCCCGAGGAAATGTTGGGTAAACCTTTATTCTATTTTATGGATCAAGAAGCCCAACAATTAGCCCAAAAATATCTTAAAAAAAGGATCCAGGGAATTAAAGAGCAACATGATTTTCGCTTTACCCGTAAAGATGGTTCTGATTTATGGGCTATTGTTTCCACAACTCCCAGTATTAACGAAAAAGGGGAATATCTTGGTAGTTTAGCCATGATAACGGATATAAGCGATCGCCATCAGACGGAATTGGCACTTATCGAGTTTAAGCAAAGATTGGATCAGTTAGCCATACATATCCCCGGAATGATTTATCAGTATCGTCTTTATCCTGACGGTAGTAACCAGTTACCCTACGCTAGTGAAGGTATTAGACAAATCTATGGAGTTTCACCACAGGAAGTAATGAAGGATGCCACTCATCTATTAAAAACTATTCACCCAGAGGATTTACCTTTTGTTGTCCAATCTAGTCAAGAGTCGGCCGAAAACTTAACCCCTTGGTATTGTGAATATCGTATCTGTCATCAAGATGGTAGCATCATCTGGGTTTCTGCCCACTCCACCCCAACAAAACAGCCCGATGGTAGTATTATCTGGCATGGTTATATTTGTGATATTAGTGATCGCATCAAAATCCAACAGGAGCTAATCCACGCAAAAGAAACGGCAGAGGCGGCTACTAAGTCTAAAAGTGCATTTTTTGCCATGATGAGCCACGAAATTCGTACACCAATGAATGGGGTAATAGGTATGACAGGCCTATTGTTAGATACTAATTTAACCCCAGAACAAAAAAAACTGGTCGAGATAATCCGCAGTAGTGGTGATAGTTTATTAACCATAATTAATGATATTCTCGACTTTTCCAAGATAGAGTCAGGTAAGTTGGAGTTAGAAAAACAAGACTTTAATCTGCGAGAATGTGTTGACAGTGTTTTTGACCTATTAAAATATCAAGCTCAAAAGCAAGATCTCGATTTTTATTATTTTTATGACCCCGAACTACCGACAATGTTTGTGGGAGATATAAGCCGTATCCGTCAAGTGTTAGTAAATCTTTTGGGTAATGCCCTTAAATTTACTGAAAAAGGGGAGGTTAGTTTAACTATTAGTGGTACTAAGATCGAACAGCGTCAAAATAATAACAGTAAATATGAAATTAAATTTGCCGTTAAGGATAGTGGTATTGGTATTCCGAAACAAAAACAAGATAGACTATTCAAATCCTTTAGTCAGGTAGATTCTTCCACCAATCGTAAATACGGAGGTACAGGGTTAGGGTTGGCTATTAGTAAATTATTAACCGAGAAAATGGGTGGCAAAATCTGGGTTGAAAGTGAAGTAGGTATGGGTTCAACTTTTTACTTTACGATTAAAATTCCTACGGTCAAAAAGATACAGCCCACAGATAAACCGCAATTATTAACTAAATTAGAATCTCCCTCCCCTCGGAAAAATCTAAAAATCCTTTTGGCTGAAGATAATACTGTTAATCAAAAAGTAGCTTTGTTAAGTCTCAAAAAAATTGGCTATTTAGCCGATGTGGCATCCAACGGACTAGAGGTTATTGATGCCTTGCAACGTCAACATTATGATGTGATTTTGATGGATGTACAAATGCCAGAAATGGACGGTTTGACAGCTACTCGCTGGATTAGGAAAAACTATCCGAAAGATCAACAACCCCATATTATCGCCATGACCGCAGGGGCAATGGAGAACGATCGCACTTTATGCTTGGATGCAGGAATGAATGGTTATATTTCCAAACCTATTAATATAGATAGTTTGAAACAGGTATTATATTTGGGTTAG
- a CDS encoding integral membrane protein MviN (PFAM: MviN-like protein~TIGRFAM: integral membrane protein MviN~COGs: COG0728 membrane protein putative virulence factor~InterPro IPR004268~KEGG: cyp:PCC8801_1048 integral membrane protein MviN~PFAM: virulence factor MVIN family protein~SPTR: Integral membrane protein MviN;~TIGRFAM: integral membrane protein MviN), with protein MNKGKQRSIGNIAGIVGIATFISKIVGLVREQVVAAAFGVGAVANAYAYAYVIPGFLLILLGGINGPFHSALVSVLAKRDQKEAAPLIETVTTLVTAILLVVTVVLIVFAGRFIDLIAPGLDSEVRAIAIQQFQIMAPLAVFAGLVGIGFGSLNASDQYWLPSLSPLFSSLTIIVGVGGLYWFLGEEINDPEYVKLGGVVLAVTTLLGGVWQWIAQQIAQMRSGISGFRLRFDWAREGLDDVMKVMIPATLSSGMLHINVYTDLFFASYLPNAAAAMRYANFVVLTPVGIISNVILVPFLPVFSRLTEPDKWDELKLKIRQSLVLTGLTMFPFSAIFVALSEPIIRIIFERGVFRADASALVAPVLLAYGLGMFFYLARDVLVRVFYALGDGNTPFKISILNIFLNAFLDYILVRSFEVQGLVFATIGVNVISMIIFIFLLNRRLNGLPLWEWAGVFSILVVASVVSGIACRAIHEGLTYFWGDDGFVLQFINLSVASVGAIALFLTFGKLLKLPELELLFNRVLAKLKR; from the coding sequence GTGAATAAAGGTAAACAAAGGTCAATCGGTAATATCGCAGGAATCGTAGGTATTGCTACCTTCATCAGTAAAATAGTGGGTTTGGTGCGTGAGCAGGTGGTGGCGGCGGCTTTTGGGGTGGGTGCTGTGGCGAATGCTTATGCTTATGCCTATGTTATTCCGGGGTTTTTGTTAATTTTGTTGGGGGGGATAAATGGCCCTTTTCATAGTGCTTTGGTGAGTGTGTTGGCAAAGCGTGATCAAAAGGAGGCTGCACCCCTCATTGAAACGGTCACTACTTTGGTAACGGCTATTTTGTTGGTGGTTACGGTGGTTTTGATTGTTTTCGCTGGTCGTTTTATTGATTTAATTGCCCCTGGGTTGGATTCGGAGGTAAGGGCGATCGCCATTCAGCAGTTTCAGATTATGGCACCTCTAGCAGTTTTTGCGGGTTTGGTAGGTATTGGTTTTGGTAGCCTGAATGCTTCGGATCAGTATTGGTTGCCGAGTTTAAGTCCTCTTTTTTCTAGTCTGACTATCATCGTTGGGGTGGGGGGTTTATATTGGTTTTTAGGAGAGGAAATTAATGATCCTGAATATGTGAAACTGGGGGGCGTGGTGTTGGCTGTTACTACCCTATTGGGGGGGGTATGGCAATGGATAGCTCAACAAATAGCCCAGATGCGATCGGGGATTAGTGGTTTTCGATTGCGTTTTGACTGGGCAAGGGAGGGGTTAGATGATGTGATGAAGGTGATGATTCCTGCCACTCTTTCCTCGGGGATGTTACATATCAATGTTTACACAGACCTCTTTTTTGCGTCTTATTTGCCCAATGCGGCGGCGGCGATGCGTTATGCCAATTTTGTGGTTTTAACCCCCGTGGGCATCATTTCTAATGTGATTCTGGTGCCTTTTTTGCCTGTGTTTTCTCGTCTGACGGAACCTGATAAGTGGGATGAGTTGAAGTTAAAAATTCGTCAAAGTTTGGTATTAACTGGGTTAACGATGTTTCCTTTTAGTGCTATTTTCGTGGCACTATCTGAGCCTATTATTAGAATTATTTTTGAGAGGGGAGTATTCCGTGCCGATGCTTCTGCTCTTGTGGCGCCTGTGTTACTTGCCTATGGTTTGGGGATGTTTTTCTATTTGGCGAGGGATGTTTTAGTTCGGGTATTTTATGCGTTGGGGGATGGTAATACTCCTTTTAAGATTAGTATTTTGAATATTTTTCTTAATGCTTTCCTTGATTATATTTTGGTGAGAAGTTTTGAGGTGCAGGGTTTGGTGTTTGCCACCATTGGGGTGAATGTCATTTCGATGATTATTTTCATTTTTCTTCTCAATCGTCGTCTTAATGGTTTACCGCTATGGGAATGGGCAGGGGTTTTTAGTATTTTGGTAGTTGCTAGTGTGGTTTCTGGTATTGCCTGTCGGGCTATCCATGAGGGTTTAACTTATTTTTGGGGTGATGATGGTTTTGTTTTGCAATTTATTAATCTTTCTGTGGCTAGTGTAGGGGCGATCGCCCTTTTCCTTACTTTTGGCAAATTGTTAAAATTACCAGAGTTAGAACTTTTATTTAATAGAGTTTTAGCAAAACTTAAACGTTAA
- a CDS encoding zeta-carotene desaturase (PFAM: Flavin containing amine oxidoreductase~TIGRFAM: phytoene desaturase~COGs: COG3349 conserved hypothetical protein~InterPro IPR014102:IPR002937:IPR001613~KEGG: amr:AM1_4826 phytoene desaturase/phytoene desaturase~PFAM: amine oxidase~PRIAM: Carotene 7,8-desaturase~SPTR: Phytoene desaturase/phytoene desaturase;~TIGRFAM: phytoene desaturase) — protein sequence MRVAIAGGGLAGLSCAKYLTDLGHQPILLESRDVLGGLVAAWKDEEGDWLETGLHAFFGAYPNMLQLMGELGILDRLQWKQHTLIFNQPEKPGTLSRFDVPDIPSPFNVITSILRNNDMLTWSQKIRFAIGLFPAIIRGQKYVEDMDKYSLIEWLRVQGIDERVNTDIFIAASKALTFINPDEVSATIILTALNKFLQERYGSKIAFLDGAPPERLCQPIVDYVTKRGGEVRISSPLKKIVLNEDGSVKHFLIRGLNGAEDEIIEADAYVSAMSVDVMKLLMPEPWKQEPFFQKLEGLEGVPVINVQIWFDRKLTDVDQLLFSRSPLLSVYADMSVTTKEYYDPDRSMLELVLAPAEEWIGKSDEAIIEATMEELAKLFPDQIPHVAKVRKAKVLKTPRSVYKAIPGRQAYRPSQATPISNFFLSGSYTMQEYLGSMEGAVLSGKLTAQAIAKEKVPVRKPSMAKGEPTLVG from the coding sequence ATGCGAGTAGCAATTGCAGGAGGAGGGCTAGCAGGTTTATCCTGTGCCAAATACTTAACAGATTTAGGACATCAACCTATTTTATTAGAAAGTAGAGATGTATTAGGTGGTTTAGTAGCCGCTTGGAAAGACGAAGAGGGCGACTGGCTAGAAACAGGTTTACACGCCTTTTTTGGTGCTTATCCCAATATGTTACAACTCATGGGAGAGTTAGGCATTTTAGACCGTTTACAGTGGAAACAACACACTCTCATTTTTAACCAACCCGAAAAACCCGGTACTCTTTCCCGTTTTGATGTGCCTGATATTCCCTCCCCATTTAATGTAATTACTTCCATTCTCCGCAACAATGATATGTTGACTTGGAGTCAGAAGATTCGCTTCGCTATTGGTTTATTCCCCGCCATTATCCGTGGTCAAAAATATGTAGAAGACATGGATAAATATAGCCTCATTGAATGGCTGAGGGTTCAGGGCATTGATGAAAGAGTAAATACTGATATTTTTATTGCCGCATCCAAGGCTCTTACTTTTATTAACCCTGATGAGGTATCCGCCACCATTATCCTCACCGCCTTAAACAAGTTTTTACAAGAGCGTTACGGCTCAAAAATTGCTTTTCTTGATGGAGCGCCCCCAGAACGTTTGTGTCAGCCTATCGTCGATTATGTCACCAAAAGAGGGGGAGAGGTGCGCATCAGTTCACCCCTGAAAAAAATTGTCTTAAATGAAGATGGCTCGGTTAAACATTTCTTAATCCGAGGTTTAAATGGGGCTGAGGATGAAATAATCGAAGCTGATGCTTATGTGTCGGCGATGTCTGTCGATGTCATGAAATTATTAATGCCCGAGCCTTGGAAACAAGAGCCTTTCTTCCAAAAATTAGAAGGGCTTGAGGGAGTACCTGTAATTAATGTGCAAATTTGGTTCGATCGCAAATTAACCGATGTAGATCAACTCCTCTTTTCTCGTTCTCCTTTGCTCAGTGTCTATGCGGACATGAGTGTTACTACTAAAGAATATTATGACCCCGATCGCTCCATGTTGGAGTTAGTTCTTGCCCCTGCCGAGGAATGGATTGGAAAATCCGATGAGGCAATCATTGAGGCAACCATGGAAGAGTTGGCAAAACTTTTCCCCGACCAAATTCCCCACGTTGCCAAGGTACGCAAAGCCAAGGTACTCAAAACCCCTCGCTCGGTATATAAAGCCATTCCAGGTCGTCAGGCGTATCGCCCTAGCCAAGCGACTCCTATCTCTAATTTCTTCCTCTCGGGTAGCTATACCATGCAGGAGTATTTGGGAAGTATGGAGGGGGCTGTATTGTCTGGGAAATTGACCGCTCAGGCGATCGCCAAGGAAAAAGTACCCGTCAGAAAACCAAGTATGGCAAAAGGTGAGCCTACCCTCGTAGGTTAA
- a CDS encoding phytoene synthase (PFAM: Squalene/phytoene synthase~COGs: COG1562 Phytoene/squalene synthetase~InterPro IPR002060:IPR019845~KEGG: cyc:PCC7424_1158 squalene/phytoene synthase~PFAM: Squalene/phytoene synthase~PRIAM: Phytoene synthase~SPTR: Squalene/phytoene synthase) — protein sequence MLQLPKKLKPKHPLASVEESYEYCRQVTAKYSKTFYLGTLLMPKEKRKAIWAIYVWCRRTDELVDGPQAKFTTPETLDLWETQLESVFDGQPIDDPDVALVDTLNRFPMDIQPFRDMIAGQRMDLYRNRYDTFEELNLYCYRVAGTVGLMSSAVLGVDDRNLSAPWNRQSIIIPEEEAIALGIANQLTNILRDVGEDIDRNRIYLPLEDLAQFNYTEEDLLNKVIDDRWYNLMKFEIQRARKYYVDAERGIRALNPDGRWPVWTALMLYQGILDVIEKNNYDVFNRRAFVPTPNKMLYLPVAWLRAQAL from the coding sequence ATGCTGCAACTGCCTAAAAAATTAAAACCAAAACACCCCCTAGCTTCCGTTGAGGAGTCTTATGAATATTGTCGTCAGGTAACGGCTAAGTATTCCAAGACTTTCTATCTTGGTACTTTGCTTATGCCCAAAGAAAAGAGAAAGGCAATTTGGGCTATATATGTCTGGTGTCGTCGTACCGATGAATTAGTGGATGGCCCTCAAGCTAAGTTTACGACTCCCGAAACCCTCGATTTATGGGAAACTCAATTGGAGTCAGTATTTGATGGACAACCCATTGATGATCCTGATGTCGCCCTTGTGGATACCCTTAATCGCTTTCCCATGGATATTCAACCCTTTAGGGATATGATAGCCGGTCAAAGGATGGATTTATACCGTAACCGCTATGATACTTTTGAGGAACTCAATTTATATTGTTATCGTGTAGCTGGTACCGTCGGCTTGATGTCTTCTGCGGTGTTGGGAGTTGACGATCGCAACTTAAGCGCCCCTTGGAATCGTCAATCCATCATCATACCAGAGGAAGAGGCGATCGCCCTTGGTATTGCCAACCAACTCACTAATATTTTGAGGGACGTGGGGGAAGATATTGACCGTAATCGGATTTATCTACCCCTAGAAGACTTGGCACAATTCAACTATACCGAAGAAGATTTATTGAATAAGGTCATTGATGATCGTTGGTACAATCTTATGAAGTTTGAAATCCAACGAGCCAGAAAATACTATGTAGATGCAGAAAGGGGTATCCGTGCTTTAAATCCTGATGGTCGTTGGCCTGTATGGACTGCCTTAATGTTGTACCAAGGTATTCTCGATGTGATTGAGAAAAATAATTATGATGTTTTCAATCGTCGTGCCTTTGTGCCTACCCCGAATAAAATGCTTTATCTTCCTGTGGCATGGCTAAGAGCCCAAGCTCTATAA
- a CDS encoding processing peptidase (PFAM: Peptidase M16 inactive domain; Insulinase (Peptidase family M16)~COGs: COG0612 Zn-dependent peptidase~InterPro IPR011765:IPR007863:IPR001431~KEGG: syp:SYNPCC7002_A2577 insulinase~PFAM: peptidase M16 domain protein~PRIAM: processing peptidase~SPTR: Insulinase (Peptidase family M16 protein)), protein MKKIIYHKGLNTFAPFLKSSTSVLKKIFNLLLVTLLIWNFNFNSAFADVTENRSITPYLEQVKNNITEFTLDNGLKFILLENHQAPVISFVTYVDVGAVDEPEGQTGVAHYLEHLAFKGTSEIGTINYEEERPLLDQLAELFDQIQEARAENDQEKLAQLETQFREVNQQASEYIRQNEFGQIVEIEGGVGLNAATSADYTAYFYNFPSNKLELWMYLESNRFLDPVFREFYEEKDVILEERRLRTDNSPIGKMVEEFLLTAFVSHPYRRPVIGFEEDIRNLTTANVQDFFDTHYGGENITIAMVGDVNPSEARRMAQEYFGRFPDSVKPSPLTINEPEQNETREVVVPYPSQPLYFEGYHIPSLNDPDYVVYEIMGSILSDGRTSRLYQSLVEEEKVALSVAGFSGFPGNKYENLMLFYGVSAPGRSLDELAIELDKEIEKLRTELVSSQELERVKTQATASLLRSVSSNAGMANLLAQYQGKTGDWRNLFTRLDAINGVSAEDIQRLAQQTFIPEHKTVGKLETVS, encoded by the coding sequence ATGAAAAAAATAATTTATCACAAGGGGCTTAATACCTTTGCCCCATTCTTAAAATCATCTACTTCAGTGCTAAAAAAAATATTTAACCTACTATTAGTAACATTATTAATCTGGAATTTTAATTTTAATTCTGCTTTTGCAGATGTCACAGAAAATAGATCAATTACCCCTTATTTAGAACAGGTAAAAAACAATATTACAGAATTTACCCTTGATAATGGTTTAAAATTTATCCTTCTCGAAAACCACCAAGCACCAGTTATTTCCTTTGTTACCTATGTTGATGTAGGGGCGGTGGATGAACCTGAAGGACAAACAGGAGTCGCCCATTATTTAGAACATTTAGCCTTTAAAGGAACTTCCGAAATTGGTACTATTAACTATGAAGAAGAAAGACCTTTATTAGACCAATTAGCAGAACTTTTTGATCAAATTCAAGAGGCGAGAGCGGAAAATGATCAAGAAAAATTGGCTCAATTAGAAACCCAATTTAGGGAAGTCAATCAACAGGCCAGTGAATATATCAGACAAAATGAATTTGGGCAGATAGTAGAAATTGAGGGAGGGGTGGGTTTAAATGCCGCTACCTCCGCCGACTATACCGCCTATTTTTATAATTTTCCCTCCAATAAACTAGAGTTGTGGATGTATTTAGAATCCAATCGATTTTTAGATCCTGTCTTTCGGGAATTTTATGAAGAAAAAGACGTAATTTTAGAAGAGAGAAGACTACGCACTGATAATTCTCCCATCGGTAAAATGGTGGAGGAGTTTTTGTTAACCGCCTTTGTTTCCCATCCCTATCGTCGCCCTGTCATTGGCTTTGAGGAGGATATTCGTAATTTAACCACTGCCAATGTGCAGGACTTTTTTGATACCCATTATGGCGGTGAAAATATCACCATTGCCATGGTAGGAGATGTCAACCCCAGTGAGGCGAGACGAATGGCACAGGAATATTTTGGGCGTTTTCCTGATAGTGTCAAACCTTCTCCCTTGACTATCAATGAACCTGAGCAAAATGAAACTAGGGAGGTTGTAGTGCCTTATCCTTCCCAACCGTTGTATTTTGAGGGTTATCATATTCCTAGTTTAAATGACCCTGATTATGTGGTTTATGAAATTATGGGTTCAATTTTGAGTGATGGGCGTACTTCTCGTTTATATCAGTCTTTGGTAGAGGAGGAAAAGGTTGCTCTGAGTGTGGCAGGTTTTAGCGGTTTTCCGGGCAACAAGTATGAAAATTTAATGTTATTTTATGGTGTTTCTGCCCCTGGGCGATCGCTCGATGAACTAGCTATAGAATTAGATAAGGAGATCGAAAAGCTAAGGACTGAGTTAGTATCTAGTCAAGAGTTGGAAAGGGTAAAAACCCAAGCCACCGCTAGTTTATTACGTTCAGTTAGTTCTAATGCTGGTATGGCGAATTTGTTGGCACAATATCAAGGGAAAACAGGGGATTGGCGTAATCTCTTTACCCGCCTAGATGCGATTAATGGGGTAAGTGCTGAGGATATACAAAGACTAGCTCAACAAACTTTTATCCCTGAACATAAAACTGTTGGTAAGTTGGAAACCGTTAGTTAG